The DNA segment TGTAGCAAGCATTGAAGTGCTTTATAGCCTGCTGTTTGAGAGTGCAGCTGTACAAAGTAGCTGACACTTGCTTTGTAAGATCTCTCAGTTCCCATTGTTCCCTGCAGCAGTCACTCATACCTAAGCAGGGGAGCAGGCACAGTGAAACCAGAGTCTGTGCAGCTGCTCAGATAGTCTCTGCATCAGCATTTGAAAGATCAGAGCTTGTATTTGAGAGAAAACTGCATCTTGTCTGGGAGAACTGTCTGTGCAATTATTTTAAGCAGCTTGGGACACCTACTGGTACTCCTCAAGGTACTTCTGGAAGTACTgttagtaggctgaacatgagcaagcagtgtctCCAGgtaggcaggagagccaatggcatcccggcctggatcaggaacagtgtggccagcaggacaagggaggttattctgtccctgtactcagcactgctcagcccaccccttgagtgctgtgtccagttctgggctcctccattcaagagagatgttgaggtgctggaaggtgttgagagaagagcagcaaggctggggaggggcctggagcacagccctgtgaggagaggctgagggagctgggggtgtgcagcctgccgcagaggaggctcagggcagagctcattgctgcctgcagctgcctgcagggaggctgtagccaggtggggttgggctctgctgccaggcacccagcaacagaacaaggggacacagcctcaagctgtgccagggcaggtctaggctggttgttaggaggaagttgttgtcagagagagtgattggtattggaatgggctgcccagggaggtggtggagtctctgttgctggaggtgttgaagcaaagcctggctggggcacttagtgccatggtctggttgattgggcagggctgggtgctaggttggactggatgagctttgaggtctcttccaacctgtttggttctgtgattctcaacaGTTTCTCCAGCAGATGCAGCTCTAGTTGTGCTCTTTATGTCCCTTTCACAACTGAACAGTGCCCATACAATCATGACCTTCATCATTAAAGCACTGGTTACATGAGCAGTGCTGACTTAATCAGTCCATacctcctccttctgcctctcttcCCCATGTCTGGACCTGCGTCCTAGCATCAGAGGGACACTGGAggtttgcccagcaaggcaaCCTAGGCTCTACCGCTCCCTCCCTGTTTTAATCCCGGGTACCGGGATGAGGAGCAAGGTGCTTCAGGCAACTCTGCCACCACAGCACAACGCACCCAACTGTGTAACACGAGCTTAAGTCCCACACCGCTGAAGCACATCAACCTCTCAAAGATCTTGTaaatccaggaaaaaaaacccaaacaaccaaaaaaggaGAGCTGGTGCAGTGCTGACAATCACTCGCCCAAGGGCATGTCGCTGCAAAACCACTCGGGTGGCGACATCACTCCCAAGGCATTCTACCACCTCCATAAAGACAGGGGGCGGGGAGAGCCGGTGCTTGGGGGGCTCGGCAGTAGGagcatagaatgtcaggggctggaagtgacctcgaaagatcatctagtccaacagcGAGCACAGGTCTGTCCCCTTCTGGCCGCAGAAGCAGGGCGAGCCCCGGCAGCTGAGCGGCGGTGGCTCCGGGCAGCCACTTACCTGACAGGGTGCGTGTACTGCGCCAGCTTTCGGGAGGCTTCCGCCAGCGCGCAGGGgctgtgaggctggagaggagagagcagagatCAGCTCAGCTGCACGGCACACGGCGCTCGGGAGACCCCCGCCGCCACGGCCGCCCCGCCGGAAGGTCTCCCTCGGCGTGCACCGGCGGTGCCATCGGCCCCACTCACCGCGCCCGGGTCGCTGCTGGTGACGTTGCTCCGCCGACCCTCCTCTCCCGGCGCGGGTACCCAGGGCCTCCAGAAGGGCGCGGATCTGCGGGGCGACGGCAGGGCCGTTAGGGCAGGTCCCGGCCGCGCCCCACACCGGGAGGAGAGGGGCGAGTAGCCCTGCGGGGGCAGCGCCGCCGAGGGCGGGCGGGGGCAGCCGCAGCGCATCCCTTCGCCTTCCATCCTCCGCCGGTGCACGGCCGCTCGCCTAAGCCCTGCCCGCCGCGGGCCCGGAGGGTTTTATATCCGCCGGTGCGCGGCGTGGAGCCCACCTCCCCCGGCTCATTTGCCAGCGCCATCAACACAACGGCGAAGGCGCCGCGCTGTAAACACGGGgcccgtgtgtgtgtgtgtgtgtgtgtgtgtgtgtgtgtgtgtgtgtgtgtgtgtgtgtgtgtgtgtgtgtgtgtgtgtggatttGGCAGGTCGGTGTTAATCGCACTCGAGCAGACACATGGCCGCTGGCGGCGGGGGGGAGGGACCCTGTGGGAACGGAGCTGCGGCGGGCAGCGAGGCCAGACAGCAGCGGGGACGCGCTCGGGCCGCCCTGCCGCCCCGCAGGAGGGGGTGAAGCCGCTGCCAGCGCGGCCCTCGGTGGTTAAAGAGGTGTT comes from the Pogoniulus pusillus isolate bPogPus1 chromosome 31, bPogPus1.pri, whole genome shotgun sequence genome and includes:
- the RIPPLY2 gene encoding protein ripply2 is translated as MEGEGMRCGCPRPPSAALPPQGYSPLSSRCGARPGPALTALPSPRRSAPFWRPWVPAPGEEGRRSNVTSSDPGAPHSPCALAEASRKLAQYTHPVRLFWPKSRCYDYLYQEAEALLKNFPVQATISFYEDSDSEDDDDELEQDSRTE